The Gammaproteobacteria bacterium genome window below encodes:
- a CDS encoding DUF2914 domain-containing protein, translated as MAHVAFCDSHGLDPDLLLIHIVIDNVPRQRVMTGDATTDTIDDTVIEALQPQARRYDVAVLDELVLSVLPNGVKTWTWVFDDPADPHRKTLGIYPDMTLDDARKSLTAEREAYRRASAEVSPEFVIRDGRIEPAEPKSSQLPLIAGAGAAVLVAALAAWLFIGGDDKADPVTADDQTLLKPVDPSAPSIQLPSIDGAATRPAPAVATASSAAENAPETTVDRNAVVSPVADNISTDSDDSAALTAPAADSAGATAPPPATSPPPVSVATDVTAAAADKSNDTLPVTRTQPAAPAEPGAITPAAAIDVQMADATPEPASGDDPVAAATSDVAPTAATSGPVATAGLLLDGRVARGNLTTAVVQREPVDDLGNTLFGNGSDLQQFYFFTELRELAGQRVVHRWVQGDDILAEIPFNVGEAWRWRVYSSKTFIPSMAGDWRVQVALEDGTVIYSLPFTFTP; from the coding sequence ATGGCACACGTTGCCTTCTGTGACAGCCACGGGCTTGATCCGGACTTGCTGCTCATTCATATTGTGATTGATAACGTACCCCGGCAGCGAGTGATGACAGGCGACGCCACGACTGACACCATAGACGATACCGTCATCGAGGCGCTGCAACCGCAGGCCCGGCGCTACGACGTGGCAGTACTCGACGAACTGGTGCTCTCGGTGCTGCCGAACGGGGTCAAGACCTGGACCTGGGTATTTGATGATCCCGCCGACCCGCATCGCAAGACACTGGGGATCTACCCGGACATGACGCTCGACGACGCCAGGAAGTCTTTGACGGCTGAACGCGAAGCGTATCGTCGCGCATCCGCCGAAGTATCACCTGAGTTCGTCATCCGCGATGGTCGTATCGAACCCGCGGAACCCAAATCATCACAGCTGCCGCTGATCGCCGGAGCAGGTGCCGCCGTGCTGGTCGCTGCGCTTGCCGCGTGGTTGTTTATCGGAGGCGATGACAAGGCCGACCCTGTCACGGCAGACGACCAGACTTTGCTCAAGCCTGTCGATCCGTCCGCTCCCTCGATCCAGCTGCCGAGCATCGATGGCGCCGCTACGCGGCCAGCGCCCGCGGTTGCAACCGCATCGTCTGCCGCTGAAAACGCGCCGGAAACAACGGTCGACCGGAACGCTGTCGTGTCGCCCGTAGCAGACAATATCAGTACCGATTCAGATGACAGCGCAGCGCTAACCGCGCCGGCCGCCGATTCAGCCGGCGCGACAGCGCCGCCACCGGCAACCAGTCCTCCGCCCGTCAGCGTTGCGACAGATGTGACCGCAGCAGCTGCGGATAAATCAAATGACACTCTGCCGGTAACCCGCACGCAACCAGCCGCGCCCGCCGAGCCGGGCGCCATAACGCCAGCAGCCGCCATCGATGTGCAGATGGCCGACGCTACGCCAGAGCCAGCCAGTGGCGACGATCCCGTTGCAGCGGCCACGAGCGATGTGGCGCCTACCGCAGCGACGTCCGGACCGGTGGCAACCGCCGGTCTGCTGCTTGACGGTCGTGTGGCCCGCGGCAACCTGACGACAGCTGTCGTGCAACGTGAACCGGTCGATGATCTGGGAAACACCCTCTTTGGCAACGGTTCCGACCTGCAGCAGTTTTATTTCTTCACCGAGCTGCGTGAGCTGGCAGGACAACGCGTTGTGCATCGCTGGGTTCAGGGCGATGACATTCTTGCCGAAATACCCTTCAATGTTGGCGAAGCCTGGCGCTGGCGGGTCTACTCCAGCAAGACCTTCATTCCGTCAATGGCCGGCGATTGGCGTGTCCAGGTTGCCCTCGAAGATGGCACCGTGATCTACAGTCTGCCGTTCACTTTCACCCCGTAG
- the lpxL gene encoding LpxL/LpxP family Kdo(2)-lipid IV(A) lauroyl/palmitoleoyl acyltransferase, translated as MSDERPGLHHYLAPRFWSTWAGLGIVRLACLLPYRTLMGFGRLLGPVAKRLLRGRHEVARQNIRRCLPHLDDQQREELVDQHFASLGMAIFETGLAWWASDRRLAPLCHVSGSEHVERALQRGRGVIMLSAHFTCLEICSRMLAMQVRLNPVYRGFRNPLLQEVMLRGRERCTDSMIAKKDIRQTVRALRNDGIIWYAPDQAHRGKSSQLVPFFGIPAHTNTATTRLAKLSGAPVLPFLPWRRADGSGYNIVIGEPLEQIPSDDEASDAAVFHQLIEKLVREVPEQYLWIHRRFKHLEPEFYSAA; from the coding sequence ATGAGTGATGAAAGGCCCGGCCTGCACCATTACCTCGCGCCACGCTTCTGGTCCACCTGGGCGGGGCTGGGCATAGTGCGGCTGGCGTGTCTGCTGCCGTACCGGACGCTGATGGGATTCGGGCGCCTGCTCGGCCCGGTTGCCAAGCGCCTGCTGCGCGGGCGTCACGAGGTAGCCAGGCAAAACATACGGCGCTGCCTGCCACACCTGGACGATCAACAGCGCGAGGAACTGGTCGATCAGCATTTCGCCTCGCTGGGCATGGCGATATTCGAAACCGGGCTGGCCTGGTGGGCGAGCGACCGACGCCTGGCGCCACTGTGCCACGTGAGTGGCAGCGAACATGTCGAGCGAGCACTGCAGCGGGGCCGCGGCGTAATCATGCTCAGCGCCCATTTCACCTGCCTGGAAATATGCAGTCGCATGCTGGCAATGCAGGTAAGGCTCAACCCGGTGTACCGCGGCTTTCGCAATCCACTGCTGCAGGAAGTGATGCTGCGTGGCCGCGAGCGCTGCACAGACTCGATGATCGCCAAAAAAGATATCAGGCAGACGGTCCGCGCGCTCCGCAATGACGGCATTATCTGGTACGCCCCGGACCAGGCCCATCGCGGCAAGTCATCGCAACTGGTGCCGTTTTTCGGCATCCCGGCCCACACCAACACGGCGACTACGCGGCTGGCGAAACTCAGCGGCGCTCCCGTGCTGCCCTTCCTGCCCTGGCGTCGCGCTGATGGCTCCGGCTACAACATAGTGATCGGCGAACCGCTGGAACAGATCCCGTCAGACGACGAGGCATCCGACGCGGCGGTCTTTCACCAGCTGATTGAAAAACTGGTGCGTGAAGTGCCGGAGCAGTACCTGTGGATACATCGCCGCTTCAAGCACCTCGAACCCGAGTTCTACTCTGCGGCGTAA
- a CDS encoding zinc-finger domain-containing protein encodes MPGMSLWNSHPRVYLPIEKTGDARCAYCGAVFRLVERKDEIDAA; translated from the coding sequence ATGCCTGGCATGAGCCTGTGGAATTCTCACCCGCGGGTCTACCTGCCGATCGAAAAGACGGGAGATGCAAGGTGTGCCTATTGCGGGGCAGTGTTTCGGCTGGTCGAACGCAAGGACGAAATCGACGCCGCCTGA
- the rfaD gene encoding ADP-glyceromanno-heptose 6-epimerase, which produces MIVVTGGAGFVGSNIVKALNQRGRDDIIVVDDLTAGEKFANIADLAIADYRDKDDFLSTVQQRHEAGKHVRAIIHQGACTDTTEWDGRLMMQENFEYSKQLLHYCVERHIPFIYASSASVYGSGPGFSVDPAHERPLNVYGYSKLLFDQYVRRHFSEADSQVVGLRYFNVYGPREAHKGGMASVAWHFNRQVSEQAEARLFEGSDGYDSGEQRRDFVYVDDVAAVNLFFLDHPGQAGIYNVGTGASQSFNDVANAVIGWHGRGTIRYIPFPEHLIGHYQSFTEADISGLRQAGYRQQFRTVEQGVSAYLDELGKD; this is translated from the coding sequence ATGATCGTAGTTACCGGTGGCGCCGGTTTTGTCGGCAGCAATATTGTCAAGGCGCTCAACCAGCGCGGGCGCGACGACATTATCGTGGTCGATGACCTCACGGCCGGCGAGAAGTTTGCCAACATCGCCGATCTGGCCATTGCTGACTACCGGGACAAGGATGACTTCCTGTCCACGGTGCAGCAGCGTCATGAAGCCGGAAAGCATGTACGCGCAATCATTCACCAGGGCGCGTGCACCGACACCACCGAGTGGGACGGGCGCCTGATGATGCAGGAGAACTTCGAGTACTCGAAGCAGCTGCTGCATTATTGCGTCGAGCGCCACATCCCGTTTATCTATGCCTCTTCTGCTTCGGTGTATGGCAGCGGCCCGGGTTTCAGCGTCGATCCGGCGCACGAGCGGCCGCTGAACGTCTACGGTTACAGCAAGCTGCTGTTCGACCAGTACGTGCGCCGGCATTTCAGCGAAGCTGACAGTCAGGTCGTCGGCCTGCGCTATTTCAATGTCTACGGTCCGCGCGAGGCGCACAAAGGCGGCATGGCAAGCGTCGCCTGGCACTTCAATCGCCAGGTCAGTGAGCAGGCAGAGGCACGGCTGTTCGAGGGCAGTGATGGTTACGATTCCGGCGAGCAGCGGCGCGATTTTGTTTATGTAGACGACGTTGCAGCAGTGAACCTGTTTTTCCTGGATCACCCGGGACAGGCCGGCATTTACAATGTGGGCACCGGTGCAAGCCAGAGTTTTAACGATGTCGCTAACGCAGTAATCGGCTGGCACGGACGGGGCACCATTCGTTACATCCCGTTTCCCGAACACCTGATCGGTCATTACCAGAGTTTTACCGAGGCGGATATTTCCGGGCTGCGTCAGGCGGGCTATCGCCAGCAGTTTCGCACCGTGGAGCAGGGTGTCAGCGCATACCTCGACGAGCTCGGAAAGGACTGA
- the waaF gene encoding lipopolysaccharide heptosyltransferase II, translated as MVMMHSLCRLLRQRNADIVIDVLAPGWSLPVIGRMNEVREGIESPFAHGVFDWPGRHRLGKSLRDRAYGQAIILPRSFKSALIPFHAGVPVRTGYRGEMRFGFINDMRDLDKQRLTTTVARYAALGLPADTGLPGSLPQPRLRVDPENQASALARLGLQTDRPVVGLVPGAEYGPAKQWPVEYFAELAGTLHRDGCATWVFGSDKDRDLGEQIRAGSGDVTQNLCGRTSLPDAIDLIALTRQVVCNDSGLMHIAAAAGTAVAAIYGSSSPDYTPPLTDRAVVIRTGIECSPCFDRTCRYGHYRCLRDIQPQQLIAAMKTLA; from the coding sequence ATGGTCATGATGCATTCACTTTGCCGGTTGCTGCGGCAGCGGAACGCGGACATTGTTATCGACGTGCTTGCACCGGGCTGGTCATTGCCTGTTATCGGGCGGATGAACGAAGTACGAGAAGGTATCGAATCGCCGTTCGCGCACGGTGTATTCGACTGGCCCGGTCGGCACCGGCTGGGAAAATCGCTGCGCGACCGCGCATACGGCCAGGCAATTATCCTGCCTCGTTCTTTCAAGTCCGCGCTGATACCTTTTCACGCCGGCGTGCCGGTCCGTACCGGCTATCGCGGTGAAATGCGTTTTGGTTTTATTAACGACATGCGCGATCTCGACAAGCAGAGGCTGACCACGACCGTGGCGCGATATGCCGCCCTGGGGTTGCCGGCCGACACGGGCCTGCCCGGATCACTGCCACAGCCACGGCTGCGGGTTGATCCGGAAAATCAGGCCAGCGCGCTGGCGCGGCTCGGGCTGCAGACTGACCGGCCCGTCGTGGGCCTGGTCCCTGGTGCCGAGTACGGGCCCGCCAAGCAGTGGCCGGTCGAGTATTTCGCCGAGCTGGCCGGCACGTTGCATCGTGACGGCTGTGCAACATGGGTATTCGGTTCGGACAAGGATCGCGACCTCGGCGAACAGATCAGGGCGGGGTCCGGTGATGTCACGCAAAACCTGTGTGGGCGTACCAGCCTGCCCGATGCGATCGACCTGATCGCGCTCACCCGGCAGGTGGTGTGCAATGATTCCGGTCTGATGCACATCGCCGCAGCGGCCGGAACGGCCGTTGCAGCGATATACGGCTCATCCAGCCCGGACTACACGCCACCGCTCACCGACCGGGCCGTTGTCATACGTACCGGTATCGAGTGCAGCCCCTGTTTCGATCGCACCTGCCGTTACGGTCACTATCGCTGCCTCCGCGATATTCAGCCGCAGCAGTTAATTGCAGCAATGAAAACGCTGGCATGA
- a CDS encoding 3-deoxy-D-manno-octulosonic acid kinase has protein sequence MTATINAVQPDRFDGRVIVDARYENDFVGAMFTPEYWRTRESVAAPLGGRGQVLFVNSGSEQWVLRHYHRGGLVRRVLDDRYLWTGIEQTRSLREWRLLAQLHGQGLPVPRPVAARHVRDGMFYRADLLTVRIPDVKALSEVVAERLPGDDEWHTIGSCLRRLHDAGVYHADLNAHNILVNETGSEVFVVDFDRGYIRRDGSWRKANLKRLNRSLHKIGLSLSFPQFEQQQWPALLEGYAAE, from the coding sequence ATGACTGCAACCATAAACGCTGTGCAGCCAGATCGTTTTGACGGCAGGGTAATCGTCGATGCGCGCTACGAAAACGATTTTGTCGGGGCAATGTTCACGCCGGAATACTGGCGCACCCGTGAATCGGTAGCGGCGCCGCTCGGTGGCCGCGGCCAGGTACTGTTTGTTAACAGCGGCAGCGAGCAGTGGGTGCTGCGTCACTATCATCGTGGCGGCCTGGTACGCCGCGTGCTCGATGACCGCTACCTGTGGACCGGTATCGAACAGACGCGGTCGTTGCGGGAGTGGCGGTTGCTGGCACAGCTGCACGGGCAGGGGCTGCCGGTACCTCGACCCGTTGCTGCGCGTCATGTGCGGGACGGCATGTTCTACCGGGCCGACCTGCTGACGGTGCGCATTCCGGATGTAAAGGCGTTGTCAGAAGTGGTCGCCGAGCGGCTGCCCGGCGATGACGAATGGCACACAATAGGCAGCTGCCTGCGGCGGTTGCATGATGCCGGTGTGTACCATGCTGACCTGAACGCACACAATATCCTGGTCAATGAAACCGGCAGCGAAGTTTTTGTGGTCGATTTCGATCGTGGCTATATCCGGCGTGATGGCAGCTGGCGCAAGGCTAACCTGAAACGACTGAACCGCTCGTTGCACAAGATCGGGCTAAGCCTGTCTTTTCCGCAATTCGAGCAGCAACAGTGGCCGGCCCTGCTGGAAGGTTACGCCGCAGAGTAG
- the glnE gene encoding bifunctional [glutamate--ammonia ligase]-adenylyl-L-tyrosine phosphorylase/[glutamate--ammonia-ligase] adenylyltransferase — protein sequence MASHSPMHAPIPPLLVPEVNRHIANWQAAAGTPLDAVSCAVFTCSEFVARACLREPELITALDGSESLLQLPAQLPADERECMALLRQARNREMSRITWRDLIGAATLDETLSDLSLAADTLIAAALDWAGNSVAEAHGVVRDADGSEQTLVVIAMGKLGGGELNFSSDVDLVFLYPESGTSDGRRPLDSDSYFARVGQRLIRLLDQKTGDGFVYRVDTRLRPLGSSGAIAISYAAFETYLQQHGREWERYAYVKARPLTGTAAARDAFFELVRPFVYRRYLDYGVLESLREMKALIAADVGQRERENDIKLGAGGIREIEFIVQSFQLMRGGADPGLRQQSLLNSLKTLAQRGWFDAAAADELAGCYRYLRRLENRLQMWRDEQVCTLPVDDAGKARITFAMGHADNQQFAQELARIRQLVSGHFEAVVPMRNSDEDVDLPGAYWKADPGSHAAMAQLEQLDFNDPAALQRQLVVLRDSGQYLRLDERGRGRLDALIPRILRLAGGRADGDAVVARLLGVVTAIGGRSAYFALLTENPVVLERCADLCSASPWLARQVAQHPLLLDELIDPRIFEAPPTRADLETDLQQRFQAIAADDLERQMEALRMFQQVSAFRIAVADLSGVLPLMKVSDRLSDTAELVLQKTTELARQEMQRRYGVPRCNDSRRAGFAIIGYGKLGGLELGYASDLDLVMLHDSDGDAQQCDGDQGLDNARYFARLGQRILHMLSTTTPTGVLYEVDTRLRPSGKGGPLVSSIVAFAGYQREHAWTWEHQALLRARPVAGDTVVCSAFDSVRREILTRQRNAEELRADVLAMRQRMRRDLPGGGTGAFHIKRDAGGLTDIEFLVQYWVLANAHQTPRLIEWSDNIRQLESLAAAGVCTHTLAAELTDIYRRYRQCLHHRALADEDALVPAEQFAAERERVRSAWGRVFGD from the coding sequence ATGGCTTCTCACTCGCCCATGCATGCGCCAATTCCGCCGCTGCTCGTGCCCGAGGTAAACCGGCACATAGCGAACTGGCAGGCGGCGGCCGGCACACCACTGGATGCCGTATCGTGCGCGGTGTTTACCTGCAGCGAGTTTGTGGCGCGCGCCTGTCTACGGGAGCCGGAGCTTATTACGGCTCTCGATGGCAGCGAGTCATTGCTGCAACTGCCGGCACAGCTGCCGGCTGACGAAAGAGAGTGCATGGCATTGCTGCGCCAGGCGCGCAATCGCGAGATGAGCCGCATTACATGGCGCGATCTCATTGGTGCTGCGACGCTGGACGAGACGCTGAGTGATCTATCGCTTGCCGCCGACACGCTGATTGCTGCCGCGCTGGACTGGGCCGGCAATAGTGTTGCCGAGGCGCACGGCGTGGTACGCGATGCCGATGGTTCTGAACAGACTCTGGTCGTCATTGCCATGGGCAAACTGGGCGGCGGCGAACTGAATTTCTCCTCGGATGTCGACCTGGTGTTCCTCTACCCGGAAAGCGGTACCAGCGACGGCCGCAGACCGCTGGATAGTGACAGTTATTTCGCGCGCGTCGGGCAGCGCTTGATACGGTTGCTGGATCAGAAAACCGGCGACGGTTTTGTCTACCGGGTCGATACCCGTCTGCGGCCGCTGGGCAGCAGTGGCGCCATCGCCATCAGTTATGCCGCCTTCGAGACGTATCTGCAGCAGCACGGACGTGAATGGGAGCGATACGCATACGTGAAGGCGCGGCCGCTGACCGGCACGGCTGCAGCACGCGACGCGTTCTTCGAGCTTGTAAGGCCGTTTGTGTACCGTCGCTATCTTGACTACGGCGTTCTCGAATCCCTGCGCGAGATGAAAGCGCTCATTGCCGCCGATGTTGGCCAGCGTGAACGTGAAAACGATATCAAGCTTGGAGCTGGCGGGATCAGGGAAATCGAATTCATAGTGCAGAGCTTTCAGTTGATGCGTGGCGGCGCGGATCCCGGGCTCCGCCAGCAGTCATTGCTCAATTCGCTAAAGACACTGGCGCAGCGGGGCTGGTTCGATGCGGCGGCCGCGGACGAGCTGGCGGGGTGTTACCGCTATTTGCGACGGCTGGAGAACCGGCTGCAGATGTGGCGCGACGAGCAGGTGTGCACGCTGCCGGTGGATGATGCCGGCAAGGCGCGCATCACGTTTGCCATGGGCCATGCAGATAACCAGCAGTTCGCGCAGGAGCTGGCGCGGATTCGCCAGCTGGTTTCCGGCCACTTCGAGGCTGTGGTACCGATGCGCAACAGCGACGAGGACGTTGATCTGCCTGGCGCGTACTGGAAGGCGGACCCGGGCAGTCATGCGGCGATGGCGCAGCTGGAGCAGCTCGATTTCAACGATCCGGCTGCGCTGCAGCGTCAACTTGTTGTGTTGCGCGACAGCGGGCAGTACCTGCGGCTCGATGAGCGCGGGCGCGGCCGGCTCGACGCACTGATACCGCGCATCCTGCGTCTGGCCGGAGGCCGCGCTGATGGCGATGCAGTCGTTGCGCGTTTGCTTGGTGTGGTAACCGCGATCGGCGGGCGCAGCGCATACTTTGCGCTGCTTACCGAAAACCCTGTCGTACTCGAGCGTTGTGCGGACCTTTGTTCGGCAAGCCCATGGCTGGCGCGGCAGGTTGCGCAACATCCCTTGCTGCTCGACGAGTTGATCGACCCGCGTATCTTCGAGGCGCCACCAACCCGTGCCGATCTCGAGACCGACCTGCAGCAGCGGTTTCAGGCGATCGCGGCTGATGACCTGGAACGGCAGATGGAGGCGTTGCGCATGTTCCAGCAGGTTTCGGCGTTCCGCATTGCGGTAGCCGACCTGTCGGGCGTGCTGCCGCTTATGAAAGTCAGCGACCGGTTGAGCGACACGGCCGAACTGGTGCTGCAGAAGACCACTGAACTGGCGCGGCAGGAAATGCAGCGGCGCTACGGTGTGCCTCGTTGCAACGACAGCCGTCGCGCCGGATTTGCAATTATTGGCTACGGCAAGCTGGGCGGTCTTGAGCTGGGTTACGCTTCTGACCTCGATCTGGTGATGCTGCACGACTCGGACGGCGACGCGCAGCAGTGTGACGGCGATCAGGGCCTGGATAATGCGCGATATTTTGCGCGTCTTGGCCAGCGTATCCTGCATATGCTAAGCACGACGACGCCGACCGGGGTGCTTTACGAAGTTGACACGCGCCTGCGTCCCAGCGGCAAGGGCGGGCCCCTGGTCAGTTCAATTGTGGCTTTTGCCGGCTATCAGCGTGAGCACGCCTGGACCTGGGAGCACCAGGCGCTGCTGCGTGCCCGTCCGGTGGCCGGTGATACGGTGGTTTGCAGCGCCTTTGACAGCGTCCGCCGCGAGATCCTGACGCGTCAGCGCAACGCGGAAGAACTGCGCGCCGATGTGCTGGCCATGCGGCAGCGCATGCGGCGGGACCTGCCAGGTGGCGGCACCGGCGCCTTCCACATTAAACGCGATGCCGGCGGTCTGACCGATATCGAGTTCCTGGTGCAGTACTGGGTGCTGGCAAATGCGCACCAGACGCCACGGCTGATTGAATGGAGCGACAATATCCGCCAGCTGGAGAGCCTGGCTGCAGCCGGAGTCTGTACCCACACACTGGCTGCGGAGCTTACCGATATTTACCGTCGTTACCGCCAATGCCTGCACCATCGTGCCCTGGCCGATGAAGATGCGCTGGTGCCGGCAGAACAGTTCGCAGCCGAGCGCGAGCGGGTACGCTCCGCCTGGGGCCGGGTTTTCGGGGATTGA